The Mesorhizobium sp. B2-8-5 genome segment CCAGATCGGCACCGCGGAAAGCCCGCCGCGCAGGTCCTCGCGGATAGCCTCACCATGCTTCGGATCGTCAAGCAGGCGGCGCAACTCCGTGCGGATGCGTTCTCGTTCGCTCTCCTGGGCGAGCATGTCCTGCATCCAATGCAATGCCTGGACGACCCGCATCCCCGGCCGCCCAGACCAATAGAGGCGACTTGGCGCCGCGTATTTGAAGTGAATTTCCTGGGTGCCCAGCTTAATCGGTTTCAATCGCGCGTCGACCAGCACCTCGATCTTTGCCGGCACGGCCGTGGTGAGGCCCAAATCGTTGGCTGCCGTCATGCCATCGATGACGGCCCGCGCATTGTCGCGCCGGGTCACAGCCCGGATCACGGCCCGATAGTCGGGCACAGTCGCTCGCCCGGTCAGGCTGTTCGTCCGGGGTCGATCGTAGAGGCCACGATCGATCCGGCGCAGCTCATGGGCCGCCGCCAGCCGCTGCAGCGTCTTGTCGATCGCCGCACGCGCGCCCAGATCGGCGAAGTCCCCCGGCGTCCACACCTCGTCGGGCTTGGACTGGATGCGTGCAAGCACGCGCCTGCGAGTGTCGGTCTCAGGTGTCACCGTGATCATGTCCGAAATATGCCACAAGTTTCGGACAGCAGCAACGTTTAAAGTCCGAAGAATGCTACAAGTTTCGGACAAGACGCTCGCGCAGCGCCACGCTGCCCTGCCCGTGCCGAGTTCTACCACTGGGCCAAGGTGGGCTGCGAGGTCGCCCGAATCGCTCCGTTTGCGGAAATGAACATCGACGCGATGCGTGCAGTGGTCGCGGAGGGGGAGCGTCACCGAAACTGACGGTGGCGCGCCGTGCCGCTTGCGTGCCGCGCCCGGCAAGGGAAGCTGCGCCGCGGCGCAACCCGTCACTATCGCCGCGTTGCATGCCGCGCCCTTGCCCGCCTTGCTCTTCGCGGCCTCTCCTGTTCCTGCCCGAGTGTTTGGGCGAGAACCGAATAGAAGGGAAGCGCTGCAAAGGTGCGCGGGCGAAAATGGAAAAAGCAGAACTTGAAAGGCTGAAGGACAAGGTGCCCTGCGCTGCGGTGCTGGAGCGCGCGGGGTTCGCCCTCGACGTCAAGGAGAGCACGCGAAAGGCGATGAAGTATCGCCGTGAGGCGTTGATCATCATCGTCATCCATGACGGCAAGGGCTGGTTCGACCCGCTTGGCGACGACAAAGGCGATGTCTTTCGCCTGGTCGAACATCTCGAGAGGGTGCCGTTCGTCGAAGCAATGAACGACGTCGCCAGCCTCGTCGGGTTCGTGCCGTCCGCGCCGGTCTGGCAGCGGGTATCCCGCGAGCGGGAGCCTGACCTGTCGATACCGGAGCGCTGGCACGCACGGCGCAGGCCATGGCGCGGATCGGCGACCTGGCGCTATCTCACCGACGCTCGCCATCTTCCCGACTGCATCGTCCGCGCCGCAATCAGCGCCGGCATTCTGCGCGAAGGCCCGCACGGCTCGATGTGGGCTGCCCATGTCGACACCGACGGCACCGTTACCGGCTGGGAAGAACGCGGACCGGACTGGCGCGGCTTTGCCGCCGGCGGCGCCAAGGTGCTGTGCCGCCTCGGCCGTCCTGATGCGCTGCGCCTTTGCGTGACCGAAGCGGCGATCGATGCCATGAGCCTTGCCGCGCTTGAGGGCCTTCGCGCCGACACGCTCTATCTCAGCACCGGCGGCGGCTGGTCGCCGGCAACCGATGCGGCGCTCCGCGCGCTTGCCGCCAAGCCGGGTGTTGAGCTCGTCGCTGCTACCGACAACAACAAACAGGGCGACATCTATGCCGACCGCCTGCTCGGACTGGGGGAGGAAGCTGGGTGCGGCGGTGATCGCCTTCGACCTGTGGCGGACGACTGGAACGCCGATCTGAGAATGAAAGCGGAAGCAGGAGGGGAGGAAGGAGGGAGCTGCCGCATGCCCGCCGGTCGCCTCAAGGGTGAAGCTTCGCCCGGCTCGCGCCGGCCCTTGACCCGCCCGGGCGGAGAGGCGGCCGCGGGGGAGGGGTCCGGAAGAGCCGAAGAAGATGGTGATCCATAGGGGATGAACCGCGCTCCGGCCCGCACAAGGCCAGGAGCCTCCCCATGACCCAATCCTCCATCCGCAAGATCTACTTCGGCGTCGCCGATCGCCGGCAGATGTTCCGCCTCTTCGACCGCCACGCCCAGCGGCCCAATCGCTGGGAGAATGACGACGGCGGCCTGTTCGCCGGCGAGTGGTTCGAGATCGCGCGAGCCGAGCACGACTACATGCTCGACCTGCTGCCGCCGCTCTGGATGCGCGGCGAGATGTTCGCCCTGCGCGAGTTCCTGACCGAGAGCGTGACCAGCGTCTTCTACACACTGCGCATCGACGGCAGGACGCGCTACTTCCATGCCTATTGCGACCTCGCGCGGCCGCGCTCGCCGGTCGAAATGCGCGACGCCATCGTCGAGCGCGAGTCCTGGCCAGTGAAGGCGATGACGCGTGCGGAGCGCCTCGAGCATGTCTGGAGCGCGACCCATGACGAGTACCGCGGCTACGCCGGGGAGCGCTTCGGAGCCGAGCATCGCGGCAAACGCACCATCCTCGTCTATGGCCTGGGGACGACCGAGCAGAAGCTGCTCGATGACCTGACCGATGACGAGATCGCGGCCAAGCTGCCGGTGCATCTCAGGCACCTCCCCGTCCGCGCAGCGGCGTGAGGGAGGCGGCGATGTTTACCTTCCCGATCGTAGCGGTGCGCAAGGTCATAGAGCGCGGAATTGACGATGCCGCGGCCAATGGCGGCTTCCGCAATCCCTACTACGGCACCCGCCCCGGCGAGGGCGAGAGGCCGGGTCTGTGGCTGGTCGGCGACGAGGGCGTCTACATCATGTCCAACGGCAGGCTCGTCGAAGGGATACGCGCGCTCGTCATCTATGCCGAGCAATGCCACCCCAGGGGCGACATTGACTGGTGCGACTACAAGCGCCGCCACTTCGGCGCCGATGACGGCATCGAGTTCATCGAGGCCGAGCGTCTGCTTCCGCTGTTCGACCGCAACTTGCGGGCTACTCACCTCAACATCGAACTCACCGAGACCGAAATCGCGCTCTCGCTGATCACCCGCTGACTTCCCAACCCACGACGTCGATCGCCTGGCCGACCCGCTCGGCCGGGGGGCTCGCGCGCGCCTTCACGACGAGGATTTCTCCAGATGTCCAACGACGATCCATTCACGCTCGATCTGTTTAACACCACCACGCTCTCGTCGGGCCTCGGTCTCGGCGTCACCGCCTTCGGCAACGACTTCGGCGCTGGCGAGCCCAAAACTAAAGAGACTCCGACGCCCGCCGTGCCGGAGCCACAGCCGGCCTCCCCGCCAGTCCACTCGCCGCGCCGCGCGGCCGGGCTCGGTGGCGATGACTTCGTCCTCCAGACCGATCGCGGTCTTGGCCGGGGCTGGAAGCAGCGAGCCCGCGATAATCTCGATGCGATGCGGCTCGCCGCCGAAATCGAGAGCGCCGATCGGCCCGCGACGCGCGAGGAACAGGCGCGGCTGATCCGCTTCACCGGCTTCGGTGCCTCCGAGCTCGCCAATGCCATGTTTCGCCGTCCCGGCGACGATGGTTTCCGCCCCGGCTGGGACGCGATGGGCGCCGAGCTCGAGGAGATGGTGTCGAGCACCGACTACGCCTCGCTCGCGCGCTGCACGCAGTATGCGCACTTCACGCCAGAGTTCATCGTCCGCGCGATGTGGGCAGGCCTCGTGCGTCTCGGCTGGCGTGGGGGCAGGGTGCTTGAGCCGGGTATCGGCAC includes the following:
- a CDS encoding DUF6088 family protein, whose product is MITVTPETDTRRRVLARIQSKPDEVWTPGDFADLGARAAIDKTLQRLAAAHELRRIDRGLYDRPRTNSLTGRATVPDYRAVIRAVTRRDNARAVIDGMTAANDLGLTTAVPAKIEVLVDARLKPIKLGTQEIHFKYAAPSRLYWSGRPGMRVVQALHWMQDMLAQESERERIRTELRRLLDDPKHGEAIREDLRGGLSAVPIWMQEFLRELLVPNASVEASHEH
- a CDS encoding DUF3991 and toprim domain-containing protein, whose translation is MEKAELERLKDKVPCAAVLERAGFALDVKESTRKAMKYRREALIIIVIHDGKGWFDPLGDDKGDVFRLVEHLERVPFVEAMNDVASLVGFVPSAPVWQRVSREREPDLSIPERWHARRRPWRGSATWRYLTDARHLPDCIVRAAISAGILREGPHGSMWAAHVDTDGTVTGWEERGPDWRGFAAGGAKVLCRLGRPDALRLCVTEAAIDAMSLAALEGLRADTLYLSTGGGWSPATDAALRALAAKPGVELVAATDNNKQGDIYADRLLGLGEEAGCGGDRLRPVADDWNADLRMKAEAGGEEGGSCRMPAGRLKGEASPGSRRPLTRPGGEAAAGEGSGRAEEDGDP
- a CDS encoding DUF1419 domain-containing protein, which codes for MTQSSIRKIYFGVADRRQMFRLFDRHAQRPNRWENDDGGLFAGEWFEIARAEHDYMLDLLPPLWMRGEMFALREFLTESVTSVFYTLRIDGRTRYFHAYCDLARPRSPVEMRDAIVERESWPVKAMTRAERLEHVWSATHDEYRGYAGERFGAEHRGKRTILVYGLGTTEQKLLDDLTDDEIAAKLPVHLRHLPVRAAA
- a CDS encoding DUF3085 domain-containing protein, which codes for MFTFPIVAVRKVIERGIDDAAANGGFRNPYYGTRPGEGERPGLWLVGDEGVYIMSNGRLVEGIRALVIYAEQCHPRGDIDWCDYKRRHFGADDGIEFIEAERLLPLFDRNLRATHLNIELTETEIALSLITR